A single window of Desulfovibrio sp. G11 DNA harbors:
- the prfA gene encoding peptide chain release factor 1 — translation MFAKLEGLEKKYLELEEALAQPDVFNDQDQYRKLTKAHADLSDVVELFRRHRAVSEELAENRLLLHDEDPEIRAMAQEEVHRGEAELPNLEHELKVMLLPSDPLDEKNTILEIRAGTGGEEAALFAADLFRMYTRYAELKNWKVEIMSESPSENGGYKEIICLIAGDRVYSHLKFEAGTHRVQRVPATEAQGRIHTSAATVAVMPEAEEVDVEIRPEDLRIDIYRASGAGGQHVNKTESAVRITHLPTNTVVTCQDERSQHKNKARAMKVLASRILAAERERQSSELSADRKAQVGSGDRSERIRTYNFPQGRCTDHRINLTLYSLDRIMEGELESLVEALGTAAQAEALKAQASE, via the coding sequence ATGTTCGCCAAATTGGAAGGCCTGGAAAAGAAATATCTGGAGCTTGAAGAGGCCCTTGCCCAGCCTGATGTTTTCAACGATCAGGATCAGTACCGCAAGCTGACCAAAGCCCACGCCGACCTGAGCGACGTGGTGGAGCTTTTTCGCCGTCACCGCGCGGTGAGCGAAGAGCTGGCCGAAAACAGGCTGCTGCTGCACGATGAAGACCCCGAAATCCGTGCCATGGCGCAGGAAGAAGTGCACCGGGGCGAGGCCGAACTGCCAAATCTTGAGCATGAACTCAAGGTAATGCTGCTGCCCAGCGACCCCCTGGACGAAAAAAATACCATTCTTGAAATCCGCGCGGGTACGGGCGGCGAAGAGGCTGCCCTGTTTGCAGCGGATCTTTTCCGCATGTATACGCGCTATGCCGAGCTTAAAAACTGGAAGGTGGAGATCATGAGTGAATCCCCTTCCGAAAACGGCGGCTATAAGGAAATCATCTGCCTTATCGCCGGCGACCGCGTGTACAGCCACCTCAAGTTCGAGGCGGGAACACACCGTGTGCAACGCGTACCCGCTACCGAGGCGCAGGGCCGTATTCACACCTCGGCCGCTACCGTGGCCGTTATGCCCGAAGCTGAAGAGGTCGACGTTGAAATCCGCCCCGAAGACCTGCGCATAGATATTTACCGGGCTTCGGGCGCGGGCGGACAGCACGTCAACAAGACGGAATCGGCCGTGCGCATCACCCACCTGCCCACCAATACCGTGGTTACCTGTCAGGATGAGCGCTCGCAGCATAAAAACAAGGCCCGCGCCATGAAGGTGCTTGCCTCGCGTATTCTGGCTGCCGAACGCGAGCGCCAGAGTTCGGAGCTTTCCGCAGACCGCAAGGCACAGGTCGGCTCCGGCGACCGTTCGGAGCGTATCCGTACCTATAACTTTCCGCAGGGCCGCTGCACGGACCATCGCATCAATCTGACACTGTATTCCCTGGACAGGATTATGGAAGGGGAGTTGGAATCGTTGGTGGAGGCTTTGGGCACAGCCGCCCAGGCCGAAGCCCTCAAGGCCCAGGCCTCCGAATAG
- a CDS encoding DUF1385 domain-containing protein, with the protein MEGVMMRNGDAYGLAVRQADGSILARRLPWFSLLRRPWLKRPFLRGFPILLETLVNGIKALNRSVEAVAQGQEEEISGWHLVLTLAAALLMAIGLFVVVPHLMSLLMLWLHLGGDVEGLSFHLWDGFFKCCIFMGYIKAISYVPDIRRVFQYHGAEHKTIHAFESGGAVDAAHAARMSRLHPRCGTTFLLFVICISIVLHAVLVPMLLALYTPQSAVAKHALTIFFKLLLMAPISALAYELIRYAAHLPEGPLAQVLRAPGLALQKLTTYEPDESQLEVAVVALSEALGPDAGERVRPVPYIRQ; encoded by the coding sequence ATGGAAGGCGTGATGATGCGCAACGGCGATGCCTATGGTCTTGCCGTGCGCCAGGCGGACGGGAGCATTCTCGCCCGTCGTCTGCCGTGGTTTTCCCTGTTGCGCCGGCCCTGGCTCAAAAGGCCTTTTCTGCGGGGTTTTCCCATTCTGCTTGAAACGCTGGTCAACGGCATCAAAGCTCTCAACCGTTCTGTGGAAGCCGTAGCCCAAGGGCAGGAAGAGGAAATTTCCGGCTGGCATCTGGTTTTGACGCTGGCGGCGGCCCTGCTTATGGCCATAGGTCTTTTTGTGGTTGTGCCGCACCTGATGTCCCTGCTTATGCTGTGGCTGCATCTGGGCGGTGATGTGGAAGGCCTGAGCTTTCACCTGTGGGACGGTTTTTTCAAGTGCTGCATCTTTATGGGCTATATCAAGGCCATTTCATATGTGCCTGATATCCGTCGCGTTTTTCAGTACCACGGGGCCGAACACAAAACCATACACGCCTTCGAATCCGGGGGCGCGGTTGACGCGGCACACGCTGCCCGCATGAGCCGTTTGCACCCGCGTTGCGGCACAACATTTCTGCTTTTCGTCATCTGCATTTCCATTGTGCTGCATGCGGTACTCGTACCCATGCTGCTGGCCCTGTATACGCCGCAAAGCGCCGTGGCCAAGCACGCATTGACCATATTTTTCAAGTTGCTGCTTATGGCGCCCATCAGCGCTCTGGCATATGAGCTTATCCGCTATGCCGCGCACCTGCCGGAAGGACCGCTGGCCCAGGTGCTGCGCGCGCCTGGCCTGGCCCTGCAAAAACTGACCACATACGAGCCGGACGAAAGCCAGCTTGAGGTGGCGGTGGTGGCCCTGAGCGAGGCGCTGGGACCTGACGCCGGAGAACGGGTGCGCCCTGTACCCTACATCAGGCAGTAA
- the rpmE gene encoding 50S ribosomal protein L31, which translates to MKKDIHPKVFNATITCACGNEEKVLSTKGEQVNVEVCSACHPFFTGKQRFLDTAGRIDRFRKKYAKFEQK; encoded by the coding sequence ATGAAAAAAGATATCCATCCCAAAGTGTTCAACGCCACCATCACCTGCGCCTGCGGCAATGAAGAAAAAGTGCTCTCCACCAAGGGTGAGCAGGTGAACGTGGAAGTGTGCTCCGCGTGCCATCCGTTCTTCACCGGCAAGCAGCGCTTCCTTGATACGGCTGGCCGCATTGACCGCTTCCGTAAAAAGTACGCCAAGTTTGAGCAGAAGTAA
- a CDS encoding TlyA family RNA methyltransferase, with protein sequence MAKNPRQRADQLVFEQGLADSREQARRLIMAGKIALAAGVPGAPPQLVPKPGHPYPADTAFALLQPEPYVSRGAYKLLTILDQFKLDVTGLVCLDAGASTGGFTDCLLQRGAARVYAVDVGRNQLHEKLRTNARVINLEGVNLRHAEAGLIPEPVDMVVADVSFISLTLVLPACMTWLRPGGLVATLIKPQFELGPGETVKGVVRDEEARQRAVDKILAFGRASLGLSCRGVLPAAIKGPKGNQEYMALFERGNAVVENDTARNRAFTP encoded by the coding sequence ATGGCAAAAAACCCACGTCAACGCGCAGACCAGCTTGTTTTTGAACAGGGCCTTGCGGACAGCCGCGAGCAGGCCCGCCGCCTCATCATGGCTGGCAAGATAGCCCTTGCCGCCGGTGTACCCGGTGCGCCGCCACAGCTTGTTCCCAAGCCGGGGCATCCGTATCCGGCTGACACGGCCTTTGCCCTGCTGCAGCCGGAACCCTACGTCAGCCGCGGGGCATACAAGCTGCTGACCATCCTCGACCAGTTCAAGCTGGACGTGACCGGCCTTGTGTGCCTGGATGCCGGAGCCTCCACGGGCGGCTTCACGGACTGCCTGCTGCAAAGGGGCGCGGCCCGCGTTTACGCTGTGGACGTGGGGCGCAACCAGCTGCATGAAAAACTGCGGACCAATGCCCGCGTTATCAATCTTGAAGGCGTGAACCTGCGCCACGCCGAGGCCGGGCTTATCCCCGAACCGGTGGACATGGTGGTAGCCGACGTTTCCTTTATATCGCTCACTCTCGTGCTTCCCGCCTGCATGACCTGGCTCAGGCCCGGGGGCCTTGTGGCCACGCTTATCAAACCACAGTTTGAACTGGGACCGGGCGAAACAGTCAAGGGCGTGGTGCGGGACGAAGAAGCACGGCAACGAGCCGTGGACAAGATACTCGCATTCGGCCGGGCCAGCCTGGGCCTGAGCTGCCGTGGCGTACTGCCTGCGGCCATCAAGGGTCCCAAGGGCAATCAGGAGTACATGGCACTTTTCGAACGCGGCAACGCGGTTGTGGAAAACGACACAGCCCGGAACCGGGCCTTTACCCCTTGA
- a CDS encoding LPS assembly lipoprotein LptE has protein sequence MNPVRNVLYLVLLAFLATACGPANNVRLMPPPFMEGGVLPGPKAPRVTVVAFEDKRQDQTVIGSRRDNSAFVTSDSVTQWISKALADELARNGLQVSYADSVNQARAGNPDYLVTGDVDQVWLKENSATDLATNMRVNYALANRQGRIYSETLNASQSRTVMPLGSTADNLMLDTLRELIKPMAQKIVQAIEAKK, from the coding sequence ATGAACCCTGTGCGCAACGTCTTATATCTTGTTTTGCTGGCCTTTCTGGCAACTGCCTGCGGCCCGGCCAACAATGTGCGGCTGATGCCGCCGCCCTTTATGGAAGGCGGCGTGCTGCCCGGTCCCAAGGCCCCCCGGGTGACGGTGGTGGCTTTTGAGGACAAGCGGCAGGATCAGACCGTGATCGGTTCCCGCCGCGACAACAGCGCCTTTGTCACCAGCGACAGCGTTACCCAGTGGATCAGCAAGGCTCTGGCTGATGAACTGGCCCGTAACGGCCTGCAGGTTTCCTATGCCGACAGCGTCAATCAGGCGCGGGCGGGCAATCCCGACTACCTCGTAACCGGCGACGTGGATCAGGTCTGGCTCAAGGAAAATTCCGCCACAGACCTTGCCACCAACATGCGCGTGAACTACGCCCTGGCCAACCGGCAGGGGCGCATCTACAGCGAAACGCTCAATGCCTCGCAGTCGCGTACGGTCATGCCCTTGGGGTCCACGGCTGATAACCTCATGCTGGACACGTTGCGTGAACTTATCAAACCCATGGCGCAAAAGATTGTCCAGGCTATCGAGGCCAAGAAGTAA
- the serS gene encoding serine--tRNA ligase produces the protein MIDLKLVQRQPEVLAKALADRHSGISVDAFLELDGRRRSLLTEVEGLKSKRNEASAQVAALKRSGQDAAPLLTELSSLSDRIKELDVETTQVKTDVENLLMSMPNIPDSTVPVGADENENVEVGRWGEPRQLDFEPRPHDDIGTALGGLDFERAARLTGSRFVVSLGWAARLERALVNFFLDRHTRHNDYLEVSPPYMVNRASMTGTAQLPKFEEDLFKLAEWDYFLIPTAEVPLTNLHAGEVLEESDLPRAYCAATPCFRSEAGSAGKDTRGIIRLHQFTKVEMVRFAHPEDSFNQLELMRGHACNLLELLELPHRVITLCTGDMGFAAAKTYDVEVWLPAQKTYREISSCSNCTDFQARRADIRFRPKGGKTAFVHTLNGSGLPTGRTIAAILENGQQKDGSVVLPKVLVPYMDGVESIEPR, from the coding sequence ATGATTGATCTTAAACTGGTGCAGAGGCAGCCCGAAGTTTTAGCCAAGGCCCTGGCCGACCGGCATTCGGGTATCAGCGTAGACGCATTTCTTGAGCTGGACGGCCGCCGCCGCTCCCTGCTTACGGAAGTGGAAGGGCTTAAAAGCAAGCGTAACGAGGCTTCAGCCCAGGTGGCCGCGCTCAAGCGCTCCGGCCAGGACGCTGCCCCCCTGCTCACCGAACTGTCTTCCCTGTCAGACCGCATCAAGGAACTGGACGTGGAAACGACGCAGGTCAAGACTGACGTGGAAAACCTGCTCATGAGCATGCCCAACATTCCCGACAGCACCGTGCCTGTGGGCGCCGACGAAAACGAAAACGTCGAGGTAGGCCGCTGGGGCGAACCGCGGCAGCTTGACTTTGAACCTCGCCCGCATGACGACATCGGCACGGCCCTTGGCGGACTGGACTTCGAGCGTGCCGCGCGTCTTACAGGCAGCCGCTTTGTCGTGTCCCTGGGCTGGGCCGCGCGCCTTGAACGCGCCCTGGTGAACTTTTTTCTCGACAGGCACACCCGGCACAATGATTACCTTGAGGTAAGCCCTCCCTATATGGTCAACCGCGCCTCAATGACAGGCACGGCCCAGCTGCCAAAATTTGAAGAAGACCTCTTCAAGCTGGCCGAGTGGGACTATTTTCTCATCCCCACTGCGGAAGTGCCGCTGACGAACCTGCATGCGGGCGAAGTGCTTGAAGAGTCCGACCTGCCGCGCGCCTACTGTGCGGCCACGCCCTGCTTCCGTTCCGAAGCGGGCAGCGCGGGCAAAGACACGCGGGGCATCATTCGCCTGCACCAGTTCACCAAGGTGGAGATGGTACGCTTTGCCCACCCCGAAGACAGTTTCAACCAGCTTGAGCTTATGCGCGGCCACGCCTGTAACCTGCTGGAACTGCTTGAACTGCCCCACCGTGTCATCACCCTTTGCACCGGCGATATGGGCTTTGCCGCTGCCAAGACCTATGATGTGGAAGTATGGCTGCCCGCCCAGAAAACCTACCGTGAGATCTCTTCCTGCTCCAACTGCACGGACTTTCAGGCCCGCCGCGCGGACATCCGCTTCAGGCCCAAGGGCGGCAAAACGGCTTTTGTCCACACGCTCAACGGCTCCGGCCTGCCCACCGGGCGTACCATTGCCGCCATTCTGGAAAACGGCCAGCAGAAAGACGGCAGCGTGGTGCTGCCCAAGGTGCTGGTTCCCTATATGGACGGGGTGGAAAGCATCGAGCCGCGCTAA
- a CDS encoding putative quinol monooxygenase codes for MSEIHIVAELEVLPQYREAFMPELRALVDGSRGEPGNRGYELTEDVSNMCRLFVLETWASQEAVDAHNVSPHFTAFGAFAEGKLRHMNVTLLKKVF; via the coding sequence ATGAGTGAAATACATATAGTGGCCGAACTGGAAGTGCTGCCGCAGTATCGCGAAGCCTTCATGCCCGAGCTGCGCGCTCTGGTGGACGGCAGCCGCGGAGAACCCGGCAACCGGGGGTATGAGCTTACCGAGGATGTCTCGAACATGTGCCGTTTGTTTGTGCTTGAAACCTGGGCCTCACAAGAGGCGGTGGACGCGCACAATGTTTCGCCGCACTTTACGGCCTTTGGCGCGTTTGCAGAGGGCAAGCTCCGGCATATGAACGTAACTCTTCTTAAAAAAGTCTTTTAG
- a CDS encoding L-serine ammonia-lyase produces the protein MLSVFDLFKIGIGPSSSHTVGPMVAGKAFAGELAVLGLLPLTGRVTVDLFGSLALTGEGHGTTGAILGGLEGEEPATVDTAHLVRRTAELKNNADLNLICAHRIPFIYERDMLLHKGLFLPRHSNGMKLVAYAADGTELHSRVYYSIGGGFIRTDADFETGPEEYPAPPYVYETAEELFAHCEREGKTVAQIVMVNESFWHSEAEVRRRAQAVMDVMRDSVERGCYTDGVLPGGYNVRRRAPNLLRKVSALQAQGRRDLSLWPTLYAFAVAEENASGGRVVTAPTNGAAGIVPAVLTYYQNFYPHATEDGALDFLLTAGAIGLFYKINASISGAEVGCQGEVGVACSMAAGAYCAVTGGSVKQVEVAAEIGMEHNLGLTCDPVGGLVQIPCIERNGVAAERAVNCAQLSRLEDGWQRVISLDAIIEVMYRTGLDLQSRYKETSLGGLAQAVAEGLERKKQGGAGPSGRKEAVS, from the coding sequence ATGTTGAGCGTTTTTGATCTGTTCAAAATCGGCATCGGGCCGTCCAGTTCGCACACTGTGGGTCCCATGGTGGCGGGCAAGGCCTTTGCGGGCGAACTGGCGGTATTGGGGCTGCTGCCCCTGACCGGACGTGTAACCGTGGATCTCTTTGGTTCTCTGGCCCTTACGGGCGAAGGGCACGGCACTACCGGAGCCATCCTGGGTGGCCTTGAGGGCGAGGAACCGGCTACGGTGGATACCGCCCATCTGGTGCGGCGCACAGCAGAACTGAAAAATAATGCGGACCTGAATCTTATTTGCGCGCATCGCATTCCGTTTATCTACGAACGCGACATGCTTTTGCACAAGGGCCTGTTTCTGCCCCGGCACTCCAACGGCATGAAGCTTGTGGCTTACGCCGCTGACGGCACGGAACTGCATTCCCGCGTGTACTATTCCATCGGCGGCGGTTTTATACGCACTGATGCGGACTTTGAAACCGGGCCGGAAGAATACCCCGCGCCGCCGTACGTCTATGAAACAGCCGAAGAACTGTTCGCCCATTGCGAACGGGAAGGCAAGACCGTGGCCCAGATTGTCATGGTCAATGAAAGTTTTTGGCACTCAGAGGCTGAGGTGCGCCGCCGTGCCCAGGCCGTCATGGATGTCATGCGTGATTCGGTGGAGCGCGGCTGTTATACCGACGGCGTATTGCCCGGCGGCTACAACGTGCGCCGTCGCGCGCCCAATCTGCTGCGCAAGGTCAGTGCCCTTCAGGCCCAGGGCCGCCGTGATCTGAGTCTGTGGCCCACGCTGTATGCTTTTGCCGTTGCCGAAGAAAACGCCTCCGGCGGGCGGGTGGTGACGGCTCCGACCAACGGAGCGGCCGGTATTGTACCCGCGGTACTGACCTACTACCAGAATTTCTACCCCCATGCCACGGAAGACGGCGCACTGGATTTTCTGCTTACGGCCGGGGCCATCGGGCTTTTTTACAAGATCAATGCCTCCATCTCCGGGGCTGAGGTGGGCTGCCAGGGTGAAGTGGGCGTGGCCTGTTCTATGGCTGCCGGAGCCTACTGCGCGGTAACGGGCGGCAGCGTAAAGCAGGTGGAAGTGGCGGCGGAGATCGGTATGGAGCATAACCTGGGCCTTACCTGCGACCCTGTGGGCGGCCTTGTGCAGATACCCTGCATCGAGCGCAACGGGGTAGCTGCGGAACGCGCGGTCAACTGCGCCCAGCTTTCACGGCTGGAAGACGGGTGGCAGCGCGTTATTTCTCTGGATGCCATCATTGAGGTCATGTACCGCACGGGCCTTGATTTGCAGTCCCGCTACAAGGAAACCTCGCTGGGCGGCCTGGCTCAGGCCGTGGCCGAGGGGCTTGAACGCAAAAAGCAGGGCGGCGCGGGGCCGTCCGGCAGGAAGGAAGCAGTATCATGA
- a CDS encoding C-GCAxxG-C-C family protein, which produces MSMGTQERIVDLVHRCYWERNANCAYTTLYCLEHLTGQPVHPQLYQAVRGCHGAGGMGGQCGLVEGALLFLGLYGEVLGKNDEEVVALCARYAAVFTRQFGSLDCRDLRPGGFRPDDPPHMCERFTVRAVTCIHDFVITLK; this is translated from the coding sequence ATGAGCATGGGCACACAAGAACGCATTGTTGACCTGGTGCATCGCTGTTATTGGGAAAGAAACGCCAACTGCGCCTACACGACCCTGTACTGTCTGGAGCATCTGACGGGGCAGCCCGTGCATCCGCAACTGTATCAGGCTGTGCGGGGCTGCCACGGAGCCGGGGGCATGGGCGGCCAGTGCGGGCTGGTAGAAGGAGCACTGCTTTTTCTCGGCCTTTACGGAGAGGTTCTGGGCAAAAACGACGAAGAGGTCGTGGCCCTCTGCGCGCGTTATGCCGCTGTGTTTACCAGGCAGTTCGGCAGTCTCGACTGTCGCGACCTGCGCCCCGGCGGCTTTCGCCCCGATGATCCGCCGCACATGTGCGAGCGCTTCACGGTCAGAGCCGTGACCTGCATTCATGACTTCGTTATTACGCTGAAGTAA
- a CDS encoding TIGR04326 family surface carbohydrate biosynthesis protein — MKELILIAGPVAPDLGPCPVNPESFRGGAAQTVVQWEGWEAPEGHIPLATRLRKDLETIRAEHAAWAYDLGRLVVGGKEAQEYLKGGHGLSMWWCSLLYERHPKMTPGLYTVYKLRALERLMDEGGYTALRLCGGDAPLREVLADMCASSGRTFIEQHESGVSLKPAMSLARRLYNAAPAPLRALVRYAHWLWSVRRRLPAAPDAGRALPPVQGPDGPVQAATIATYFPNVDMKAAGEGRFRSRYWESLHDALDGAFKKEGAPWVRWLFIRFPAPQLSLEQCIALRDRFRQKNRDGASFHYLEEFLRHRDLWAALWRHLRLCVSSLWLERAVRPAFRFAGSHVNFWPYMVEYWAESFRGWRGLERCLQQRALDVYAQAAGPQRWTLFPLENCPWERMLAHAVRSAAPTPEPAAQEVAHGDTAAHNGHAAPGAVIGAQHSTVRPTDFRYFDDPRAFGPPCDEFQPDLVRGNGDSACRQWLQAGLPPEKLGTVEALRYLYLVEEKKPHEGGRSPGAEDAAAVPAGSKRLLAVTSFFRDETEAHLVLLARALHAGLLDGWQIVVKPHPYLPVEERLRALLGRRFDEVRVARGAIAEELASGVVVWSSNSTTVALEAALKGLPVISMLPVDDFDLCPLQDVAALPRTGNVEDVALALAGTAPLHLPPDYLDLDPALPRWKKLLGV; from the coding sequence ATGAAGGAGCTTATACTCATAGCCGGACCGGTTGCTCCTGATCTGGGACCATGCCCGGTCAATCCCGAAAGCTTCAGGGGCGGCGCCGCGCAGACCGTTGTGCAGTGGGAAGGCTGGGAGGCTCCCGAGGGCCATATTCCCCTGGCAACCCGCCTGCGCAAGGACCTTGAGACCATACGCGCCGAGCACGCGGCCTGGGCCTACGATCTTGGCCGTCTTGTGGTCGGCGGCAAGGAAGCGCAGGAATACCTGAAGGGCGGCCACGGCCTTTCCATGTGGTGGTGCTCGCTGCTGTACGAGCGCCATCCCAAGATGACGCCCGGCCTGTACACGGTGTACAAGCTGCGCGCCCTTGAGCGTCTTATGGACGAAGGGGGCTATACCGCCCTGCGCCTTTGCGGCGGCGATGCGCCCCTGCGCGAGGTGCTGGCGGATATGTGCGCCTCTTCCGGCCGGACTTTTATCGAGCAGCACGAAAGCGGAGTAAGCCTCAAACCGGCCATGAGCCTGGCACGCCGCCTGTACAACGCGGCGCCGGCTCCGCTACGCGCCCTGGTGCGCTACGCCCACTGGCTGTGGTCAGTGCGGCGCAGGCTGCCCGCCGCCCCGGATGCGGGCAGGGCGCTGCCCCCGGTACAGGGGCCGGACGGGCCGGTGCAGGCCGCCACCATTGCCACCTATTTTCCCAATGTGGACATGAAGGCCGCCGGAGAAGGGCGGTTTCGCTCCCGCTACTGGGAGAGTCTGCACGACGCCCTTGACGGAGCTTTTAAAAAAGAGGGCGCGCCGTGGGTGCGCTGGCTTTTTATCCGCTTTCCCGCGCCGCAGCTGAGTCTTGAACAGTGCATTGCCCTGCGTGACCGTTTCCGGCAAAAAAACAGAGATGGCGCGAGCTTTCATTATCTTGAAGAATTCTTGCGCCATCGCGACCTGTGGGCCGCCCTGTGGCGTCATCTGCGTCTGTGCGTCAGCAGCCTCTGGCTGGAGCGGGCCGTTCGCCCGGCCTTTCGCTTTGCCGGATCCCATGTCAATTTCTGGCCGTACATGGTCGAGTACTGGGCCGAATCGTTCAGGGGCTGGAGGGGGCTTGAGCGCTGTTTGCAGCAAAGGGCGCTTGATGTGTACGCGCAGGCGGCAGGGCCGCAGCGCTGGACGCTTTTCCCCCTTGAAAACTGCCCCTGGGAGCGCATGCTTGCCCATGCCGTGCGTTCCGCCGCGCCCACGCCGGAACCGGCCGCGCAGGAGGTTGCGCACGGCGACACTGCCGCCCATAACGGGCATGCGGCCCCGGGGGCGGTTATCGGCGCGCAGCACTCCACCGTACGGCCCACGGATTTTCGCTATTTTGATGATCCCCGCGCTTTTGGCCCCCCGTGCGACGAATTTCAGCCCGACCTCGTGCGCGGCAACGGCGATTCGGCCTGCCGGCAGTGGCTGCAAGCAGGTTTGCCGCCGGAAAAACTGGGAACAGTCGAGGCCCTGCGCTACCTGTACCTTGTGGAAGAAAAAAAGCCGCATGAAGGCGGCCGTTCGCCCGGGGCAGAAGATGCGGCGGCCGTACCTGCCGGGTCGAAGCGCCTGCTGGCGGTCACAAGCTTTTTCAGGGATGAAACAGAAGCCCACCTGGTTCTGCTGGCCCGTGCCCTGCATGCCGGTCTGCTGGACGGCTGGCAGATCGTGGTCAAGCCCCACCCTTATCTGCCGGTGGAGGAGCGCCTGCGCGCTCTGCTGGGTCGCCGTTTCGACGAGGTGCGCGTGGCCCGGGGAGCCATTGCCGAGGAGCTTGCTTCCGGCGTTGTTGTCTGGTCTTCAAACTCCACAACGGTAGCTCTGGAGGCGGCGCTCAAGGGCCTGCCCGTCATAAGCATGCTGCCCGTGGACGACTTTGACCTTTGTCCCTTGCAGGATGTGGCGGCCCTGCCGCGCACGGGCAATGTAGAGGATGTGGCGCTGGCCCTGGCAGGCACAGCGCCGCTGCATCTGCCCCCGGACTATCTTGATCTGGACCCGGCGTTGCCGCGCTGGAAAAAGCTGCTCGGAGTGTGA
- the mtnA gene encoding S-methyl-5-thioribose-1-phosphate isomerase, whose translation MDDHIRFDHQTFELHLLDQRLLPAQEADFVCRSVEDVVYALQTMVVRGAPAIGVTAAWGCVLALREAQGPDWAARLEQGMERIAAARPTAVNLRWAVERMRGVWLAAGGEAGDPAPLLTAFAHAAQTMQDEDVAVCKTLGRHGAACIEDGDCVLTHCNAGALATAGYGTALGVIRAAVEAGKKVSVIADETRPFLQGARLTAWELERDGIPVTVACDNACALLMSRGLVQRVVVGADRIAANGDTANKIGTYGVALLARHFHIPFYVAAPLSTIDPATPDGAGIPIEERPELEVTHMGETRLCPENVPVLNFAFDVTPAEYISGIITEKGVLYPPYGLSIWAALNDLSTGRSAGISAGPLRDEDDAPDAEPDRSRERS comes from the coding sequence ATGGACGACCACATACGTTTTGACCACCAGACTTTTGAATTGCACCTTCTGGACCAGCGGCTTCTACCCGCACAGGAGGCCGACTTTGTCTGCCGCTCGGTGGAAGACGTAGTTTACGCCCTGCAAACTATGGTGGTACGCGGTGCGCCCGCCATTGGCGTTACGGCGGCCTGGGGCTGCGTGCTGGCGCTCAGGGAGGCCCAGGGGCCGGACTGGGCGGCAAGGCTTGAGCAGGGTATGGAGCGCATCGCCGCGGCCAGGCCCACGGCCGTCAACCTGCGCTGGGCCGTTGAGCGCATGCGCGGCGTGTGGCTTGCGGCGGGCGGTGAGGCGGGTGATCCCGCGCCCCTGCTGACGGCTTTTGCCCACGCGGCCCAGACCATGCAGGATGAAGACGTGGCCGTTTGCAAAACTCTGGGCCGTCACGGCGCGGCCTGTATTGAAGACGGCGACTGTGTACTTACGCACTGCAATGCCGGGGCGCTGGCAACGGCAGGCTACGGTACTGCCCTCGGGGTCATCCGCGCTGCGGTGGAGGCGGGCAAGAAGGTCAGCGTCATCGCTGACGAGACCCGCCCCTTTCTTCAGGGCGCACGCCTGACCGCCTGGGAGCTTGAACGGGACGGCATCCCCGTGACAGTGGCCTGCGACAATGCCTGCGCCCTGCTCATGAGCCGCGGGCTGGTGCAGCGTGTGGTGGTGGGGGCCGACCGCATCGCCGCTAACGGCGACACCGCAAACAAGATAGGAACCTATGGCGTGGCGCTGCTGGCCAGGCATTTTCATATTCCTTTTTATGTGGCTGCGCCGCTTTCCACCATTGACCCGGCCACGCCTGACGGGGCGGGCATTCCCATTGAAGAGCGCCCGGAGCTTGAGGTGACCCATATGGGAGAAACGCGGTTGTGTCCGGAAAACGTCCCTGTTCTCAATTTTGCCTTTGACGTGACGCCTGCGGAATATATAAGCGGCATCATTACAGAAAAAGGTGTTCTCTATCCGCCTTACGGTCTGTCCATATGGGCGGCGCTCAACGATTTGAGCACGGGGCGCAGCGCGGGCATCAGCGCCGGACCCCTGCGGGACGAGGATGACGCCCCCGATGCGGAGCCTGACCGGAGCCGGGAGCGCTCATGA